The Planktothrix agardhii NIES-204 genomic interval GGCCCAACATCGGAGGTGGTTCCTGCTGTAAAAGCTGGTGTTGAAGCAGCCGAAAAGACGTTTGGCTGTTCACTAATTACTTACTATGTTGTTCCCAACCCCCCTGAGAACATTGTAGATGTTATGTCTATTGGTTACACAGAACTGAGTGAACGTTTTCGCACTTAATATAATTTCTATTTTGCGAAAAATATTCAATTGCAACACTTTTAAAGTCTAGTTAATTTGGGAGAAATTTAATGGCAGAACAAGCAGTTGGAGCTTTAGAAACGAAGGGATTTCCGGGGGTTTTAGCCGCCGCCGATGCAATGGTTAAAGCGGGTCGGGTGACTTTGGTGGGCTATATTCGGGCAGGAAGTGCACGGTTTACGATTATGATTCGAGGGGATGTTTCCGAAGTTAAAACCGCGATGGATGCCGGAATTGCAGCCGTTGATAAAGCCTATGGTGCGGCATTAGAAACTTGGGTGATTATTCCCCGTCCCCATGAAAATGTTGTTGCTGTTTTACCGATTGATTTTAATGAGGATGTTGAGGAATATCGGGCGGCGGCGGAAGGGTTTACTTTGCCCAGATATTAATATTTACCCTTTTTTCTAGCGGGAAGGGACAACCTTGATTTATCGGTTGCCAGGCTGTCACTTCCCTCAAATTCCCTAAATAAAAGGGGGATTAAGCTATTCAGATTAGAATTTCTTATATTCCCCAAGTTACCCATCAAACCTTAACGCCTGACCTCGAACCTCTGGATTAACTTTTCCATTTCCATAAACGACTTTTCCCCCAACAATCGTATATTCTGGCCATCCGGTTAACTCCCAACCTTCAAAGGGACTCCAACCACATTTACTTAACACTTCTTCCCGCAAAACCGGACGATAATTGTTTAAATCTACTAACACTAAATCTGCATCATAACCCACTTCTATTTTACCTTTATTGGGAATTTTATAGGCTTTTGCCACGGCGGTAGACATCCAATTAGAAACTTGTTGAACGGTGCATTTTCCGGCGATCGCTTGTGTTAACATTACGGGTAAAGAAGTCTCAACTCCGGGCATTCCAGATGGCGTATTTGGATAGCCTTTTGCCTTTTCTTCTAAGGTATGGGGGGCGTGATCGGTAGCAATAAAATCAATCACTCCATCTAATAACGCTTGCCATAATATTTGATTATCTTGAGGCGATCGCAAGGGGGGATTCATCTGGGCTAAAGTGCCAATTTTAGCATAATCTGTTATATTTAATAACAAATGCTGAGGCGTGACTTCTGCTGTCACCCATTCTGGTTTTTCTTGACGTAATAATTCCGCTTCTTCCCCCGTTGATAGATGCAGAATATGTAACCGTCGTTGATATTTTTTAGCAAGTTTTAAGGCGAGTTGACTGGCTTCTAATGCTGCTTGATTATCTTGAATTGTAGAATGAATTGCCGGATCAGTAATTCCAGCAAATTCCTGACGGCGTTGATTAATTCGGGCTTGATTTTCCGCGTGAACTGCAATTAAGCGATCGCCCTTTGCAAAAATACTCTCTAATATTTCTTCTTGATCAATTAATAAATCTCCGTGCATCGACCCCATAAATATCTTAATTCCAGGGGTAGGATTAGCTTCTAATAAATCGGGTAAATTCTCCGCCGTCGCCCCAATAAAAAAACCATAATTAACAATACATTTTTCCGCAGCCCGTCTTAATTTATCATCTAAGAGGGCTTGAGTTGTAGTTAAGGGGCGAGTATTGGGCATTTCTAAAAACGAAGTCACTCCCCCTTTGGCACAGGCACAACTGGCCGTATATAAATCTTCTTTATATTCTAAACCCGGTTCTCTAAAATGTACCTGGGGATCAATCACACCGGGCAATAAAGTCAACCCTTCTGCATCAATAATTTCCCAATCATCTTCCCCTATGGCATGATGATCAATTTCTGGAGCTATCTCAAGGATTTTCCCATCAACAATAGCAACATCTCCGAGTAAAAAATCACCATTTGGCAACAAAATCCGAGCTTGATTAATCAATACACTGTAAAAGTCAAACATAATTACCTTGATCTAATCTGCTATAAAACTATTTAACCACGAATTTGTCGCCGGAGGCAACTATCACCGCCCAATTGTAGACAAATTTGATATAATAAATATAGTTTTTTGTTCTGTGACCACCGATTATGAGTAGCCTACCCAATCAAGAACCAGATCCCTTTAAATCTTCCCCTCAACAGCAAGAAAACCCCTGGGTAGAAATCCTGAAAACCGTCAGTTTGAGTACTTCCTTAGCCTTGGTGATTCGGACATTCGTTGCAGAAGCTCGTTATATTCCCTCTGGGTCAATGTTACCGACTTTAGAAATTAATGATCGATTAATTATTGATAAGGTCGGCTATAAGTTGGTTAACCCCCATCGGGGTGATGTCGTGGTCT includes:
- the ccmK_3 gene encoding carbon dioxide concentrating mechanism protein CcmK, translated to MPEAVGVIQTLGFPGVLAAADAMVKAARVTLVYYDLAERGEFIVAVRGPTSEVVPAVKAGVEAAEKTFGCSLITYYVVPNPPENIVDVMSIGYTELSERFRT
- the ccmK_4 gene encoding carbon dioxide concentrating mechanism protein CcmK codes for the protein MAEQAVGALETKGFPGVLAAADAMVKAGRVTLVGYIRAGSARFTIMIRGDVSEVKTAMDAGIAAVDKAYGAALETWVIIPRPHENVVAVLPIDFNEDVEEYRAAAEGFTLPRY
- the pyrC gene encoding dihydroorotase is translated as MFDFYSVLINQARILLPNGDFLLGDVAIVDGKILEIAPEIDHHAIGEDDWEIIDAEGLTLLPGVIDPQVHFREPGLEYKEDLYTASCACAKGGVTSFLEMPNTRPLTTTQALLDDKLRRAAEKCIVNYGFFIGATAENLPDLLEANPTPGIKIFMGSMHGDLLIDQEEILESIFAKGDRLIAVHAENQARINQRRQEFAGITDPAIHSTIQDNQAALEASQLALKLAKKYQRRLHILHLSTGEEAELLRQEKPEWVTAEVTPQHLLLNITDYAKIGTLAQMNPPLRSPQDNQILWQALLDGVIDFIATDHAPHTLEEKAKGYPNTPSGMPGVETSLPVMLTQAIAGKCTVQQVSNWMSTAVAKAYKIPNKGKIEVGYDADLVLVDLNNYRPVLREEVLSKCGWSPFEGWELTGWPEYTIVGGKVVYGNGKVNPEVRGQALRFDG